The nucleotide window TTCATTTAGCAAAAGCAGCCAATGCCGCTTTTCTAGTGTCTGGGGATAAACACTTATTAGAACTGCGGCATATATTTCCAGAACTGCAAATAACACCCCCCGCAGAGCTTTTAAGGCATATTTCAAAACATAACTAACAGTCATTATAATAAATTTACAGGAAGGCGTACCCATGAGGGTGCGCCTTCCTGTTTTTGGAGGCAATAATGAAAGGCACGAATATTTCTGAACTTGACTCTCTTCAGCCCACTGACCTCGACGCCGGTCAAGTGTTCAGCGGCAAGCCCTCCGGCACCACAGTCAGGGGCTACGCCGTCCCTTCGGCCTACACCCCGGCCATTGACCACGACTATATTTTCCATGAATCCAGCCGCGATGTTGTGGTCTGGTTTCTCAATGCGCAGGAACCGCTGTACGTCTTTGGCCCCACAGGCTGCGGCAAAACCAGTTGCATCAAGCAGCTGGCGGCCAGGCTTAACTACCCCGCCTTTGAGGTGACAGGACACGGGCGGCTGGAATTTGCCGATCTGGTGGGGCACCTGACGGTCAAAGACGGCAACATGGTCTTTGAGTACGGCCCGCTGGCACTGGCCATGCGCCACGGAGCAATTCTGCTCCTGAATGAAATCGACTTAACCTCACCTGAGATCGCCGCCGGGCTGAACAGCGTCTTGGATGGCTCCCCCTTGTGCATAGCGGAAAATGGAGGCGAAATCATCACCCCCCACCCCATGTTCCGTTTCGTAGCCACAGCCAATACCAATGGCGGCGGTGACGACACGGGCCTGTATCAGGGAACTCAACGCCAGAACCTCGCGTGGCTGGACCGCTTCACCATCTGCGAAGTGGGCTACCCGGCTGCAGATGTGGAAAAAAGCTTGCTTGCCCGGCGCTTCCCGTCACTGCCCGAAGCGCTCTGTGCAACTATGGTGGAGTATGCCAACGAGGTGCGCAAGTTGTTCATGGGCGAAGCTTCCACCAACAATCTCACCAATACCATTGAAGTTACCTTCTCCACGCGCAGCTTGCTGCGCTGGGGCGATCTGACCGTGCGTTTCCAGCCTCTGGCCCATCAGGGCATCCAGCCTGTCACCTACGCCCTTGATCGTGCTCTGGCATACCGCGCCAACCGCGAAACCCGCGCCATGCTGCACGAACTGGCCCAACGCATGTTCCCGCAACAGGTGGAGGCTGAAGCCCTTAAAACCAAAACGACTGAAACAGAAAACTTGCAAGGTGAACAAGCCCTGCGCTTCATGCGCAGCCATTTGAGGAACACTCCCACGGTGGCGAAGCCGCGTGTTCATCTGGAGGTAGTTCATACCCTTTCCGGCAAGAAACAGAGCGGAAAGTTCTGGATCGGCGAGGCCAGGCCTGAAGGTCTTATGCTCCATTGGGGCAAGCCGGACACTGCCGGGCAACAACACTCTATCCCTGCTGAAAATTGTGCGGGCAACAATTCCGTGCTGGAGCTTGAAGCCCGCGCAGCCAAAAAGCTCACCGAAGGCTACGTCCTAAACATTACTAAAAGCTCATTTTAGGAGACTGTTATGACACCGATTATTTCTGACATTCGCATTCTGGATAATTTGCTAGCCCTCAACCTCAATGTCAGCTTGTGGTCAGCCCGGCGCAAGATGAACCAGGAAGACCTGGGCGGAGCGGAACTGCCGCCCGAAGATTTGGCGTCCCTTGGCTCAAAACGTATCGCTGACCCGGAAAATCTCAAAGTGTTCGGTACGCTCAAGGCCCGTGCCTTCAACTATCTCGACCGGCACGGAGTACGCTTCATGTCTGGCTGGGCCATCCCTGAAGAGAAAGCCGGTGAAATCGTGCAAGAGCTTTGCAACATCCGCAACGACTTTCAGAAAGAAAAAGAGGCCTTTCTGGCAGATTATGATCAGAATGTGCAGGGCTGGATAGAAAAGCATCATCAGTGGGGCGAAATTATCCGCAATTCCATTGTGGGGCCGGACTATGTTCGCGCCCGCATGGATTTTCGCTGGCAATTGTACAAGGTGTCCCCGCTGGCGCAACATACAGATAACACAGCCGTGCTGGAAGCCGGTCTGGCAGAAGAGGTGCAAGGTCTCGGAGGAACGCTCTTTGGTGAAGTAGCCAAATCCGCCGAAGACATCTGGCGCAGGGTCTATCACGGCAAGACGGAAGTGACCCACAAGGCGCTCTCGCCGCTGCGCACCCTGCATTCCAAGCTCACAGGCTTGTCATTTGTAGAGCCGCACGTGGCCCCAGTGGCTGACATCGTGCAGGCCGCACTGCAGCGCATACCCAAGAAAG belongs to Desulfovibrio intestinalis and includes:
- a CDS encoding DUF3150 domain-containing protein; its protein translation is MTPIISDIRILDNLLALNLNVSLWSARRKMNQEDLGGAELPPEDLASLGSKRIADPENLKVFGTLKARAFNYLDRHGVRFMSGWAIPEEKAGEIVQELCNIRNDFQKEKEAFLADYDQNVQGWIEKHHQWGEIIRNSIVGPDYVRARMDFRWQLYKVSPLAQHTDNTAVLEAGLAEEVQGLGGTLFGEVAKSAEDIWRRVYHGKTEVTHKALSPLRTLHSKLTGLSFVEPHVAPVADIVQAALQRIPKKGNITGTDLLLLQGLVCLLKDSDALVAHAQKVIEGYGPAFVLDALLAGSATASAPDVPAGRRDGTVDAELDDAPILPDTLSVETAVPHSAIPSLGLW